In the genome of Pseudomonadota bacterium, one region contains:
- a CDS encoding alpha/beta fold hydrolase — protein MNDQPSSPRVSAQNSKELFSYSGEGRPAGHLNVFLPGWGFDGRIITLQEQVTDWLFPTKVISPEDTLRALAVYLEQSHINSVTLVGWSMGANLALDFAARHPDKIEALYLLGIRRSWPAGVINQIRSDLRQGRNSFLHNFYRKCFLGYRKAHETFTTDIAPSLLTNLKTGILEQGLDYLGDYNLENSLSLLAGSAFSTRIIHGGKDIIAPLSEAPHSASIPLTILEHGGHPVFLDPNFPFQLHNRKASIHSKFCRAADTYDAHAIIQKEIAVRMGELLPAETPARILEIGCGTGNYTKILHTRYPEAEITALDFASDMLARARAKLPPGSSVRYLCRDAEIFLNESEERFDLITSNATMQWFDNLLQACRNIRSLLTSEGRILLSIFGPKSMQEMREGLGAILGRTAPLPSTWFPDHDTLATIFGPLCRDLEIREWQTTREYETLSDLLEHIRKTGTSGWHPGRPLLTRSRMTELESWFVGKYGNCRTTYQVFQISGKRK, from the coding sequence TTGAATGATCAGCCCTCATCCCCACGAGTGTCGGCGCAGAACTCTAAAGAGCTGTTTTCCTACAGCGGCGAAGGCCGCCCGGCCGGGCACCTCAATGTGTTTCTGCCGGGTTGGGGCTTTGACGGACGGATCATCACCCTGCAGGAACAGGTCACCGACTGGCTGTTCCCGACAAAAGTGATATCCCCCGAGGACACCCTCCGGGCGCTGGCGGTTTATCTTGAGCAATCCCACATCAATTCCGTCACCCTGGTCGGCTGGTCGATGGGGGCCAATCTGGCCCTTGACTTTGCCGCAAGGCATCCCGACAAAATCGAGGCCCTTTACCTGCTCGGCATCCGCAGGTCATGGCCGGCAGGGGTCATCAACCAGATCAGGAGCGACCTTCGGCAAGGCCGGAATTCCTTTCTTCATAATTTTTACCGAAAATGTTTTCTCGGATACCGCAAGGCCCACGAAACATTTACCACCGACATCGCCCCCTCCCTGCTCACCAACCTGAAAACCGGGATTCTGGAACAGGGTCTTGACTATCTTGGCGATTACAATCTTGAGAATTCTCTTTCACTCCTTGCCGGAAGCGCCTTTTCAACCCGGATCATTCATGGCGGCAAGGACATTATCGCTCCTCTGAGCGAAGCTCCGCATTCCGCGAGCATCCCTCTCACCATCCTTGAGCATGGCGGGCATCCGGTCTTCCTCGACCCGAACTTTCCCTTTCAGCTGCACAACCGGAAAGCATCGATTCACAGCAAATTCTGCCGGGCCGCCGACACTTACGACGCCCACGCCATCATCCAGAAGGAAATTGCCGTGCGGATGGGAGAGTTGCTGCCGGCCGAAACCCCGGCCAGGATACTGGAAATCGGCTGCGGCACCGGAAATTACACGAAAATCCTCCACACCCGCTATCCCGAAGCAGAGATTACCGCCCTTGATTTTGCCTCCGACATGCTCGCGAGAGCCAGGGCAAAACTTCCCCCGGGAAGTTCCGTCAGATACCTTTGCCGGGATGCGGAGATTTTTCTGAATGAGTCAGAGGAGCGTTTTGACCTGATCACCTCCAACGCCACCATGCAATGGTTTGACAATCTTTTGCAAGCCTGCCGCAACATCAGGTCCTTACTCACCAGCGAGGGGAGGATCCTCCTCTCGATCTTCGGGCCGAAAAGCATGCAGGAAATGCGGGAAGGACTGGGAGCGATCCTCGGCAGAACCGCTCCGCTGCCGTCGACCTGGTTCCCGGACCATGACACGCTTGCCACAATATTCGGCCCGCTCTGCAGAGACCTTGAGATCAGGGAATGGCAGACCACCAGAGAATACGAAACCTTAAGCGACCTGCTCGAACATATCCGGAAAACCGGCACCTCCGGCTGGCACCCGGGGCGCCCGCTGCTCACTCGAAGCCGGATGACCGAACTTGAGAGCTGGTTTGTTGGGAAATACGGCAATTGCCGTACCACCTATCAGGTGTTCCAGATCAGCGGGAAAAGAAAATGA
- the bioD gene encoding dethiobiotin synthase translates to MTNKALFITATDTGVGKTLVSGLLLEYLLRRSIKAGYQKWVSTGDADNPADLAECMKIAGAQPAPNDLDSQVPFRFSYPASPHFAAEIDGKEVDAGMILRKFAEMNSRYEFLIVEGVGGLLVPLRRDLLLADLLTKLELPTVIVARSGLGTLNHTLLTIEALRNRKLPIAGVIFTDPAEVDETLALDNIRTIAEIGRVEILGRLPYSNHRPDLIRHFSLIGSRMVK, encoded by the coding sequence ATGACGAACAAAGCCCTGTTTATCACGGCAACCGATACCGGAGTCGGGAAAACCCTGGTCAGCGGCCTGCTTCTGGAATACCTCCTGAGACGTTCCATCAAAGCCGGGTACCAGAAATGGGTCAGCACCGGCGATGCCGATAACCCGGCCGATCTTGCGGAATGTATGAAAATCGCCGGGGCACAACCGGCGCCGAATGATCTCGACTCACAGGTCCCGTTCCGCTTCAGCTACCCGGCCTCTCCTCATTTTGCCGCCGAGATTGACGGCAAAGAAGTCGATGCCGGGATGATCCTGCGGAAATTTGCCGAAATGAACAGCAGGTATGAATTTTTAATTGTCGAGGGAGTCGGCGGTCTGCTGGTGCCCCTCCGCCGCGACCTGCTTCTCGCCGATCTGCTGACCAAACTTGAGCTCCCCACGGTCATTGTCGCCCGAAGCGGTCTTGGCACCCTGAACCACACCCTGTTGACAATTGAGGCGCTCCGCAACAGGAAGCTGCCGATTGCCGGGGTTATCTTCACCGATCCGGCGGAAGTTGATGAAACCCTGGCCCTTGACAACATACGGACCATCGCGGAAATCGGCCGGGTGGAAATCCTGGGACGCCTGCCCTACAGCAACCACCGCCCGGATCTTATCAGGCATTTCAGCCTCATCGGCTCCAGGATGGTGAAATGA
- a CDS encoding methyl-accepting chemotaxis protein, with the protein MESHTASCSAKIIGNIASFYSSVRSRKIPSSFADARKTCGIIQGLASLKESLAAVAKSHEPSFLKLGQNLQTIYMNANTLAGSTIESVKEISGDNRQSALAGLRDKIRISLARMAGDQAAIDNNLQDLETQGQHLSTLTNTSRDLYKIALYLKVAGINIGIEATRSEESRAMFSLTAEEVSQLGGRIISFAENIEEDASLARNVQLSVRADISRKLGKLREYGAAAETTVGNALAVIEQLLLSTSTAMDQAALHSKSIAAHCGEIVVGIQFHDSMSQRLEHVIETFAEAITLLADSPGEDPSQDPPLPLAERMAAAYPLCRLQANQIQQVVTEIESLHQQISRSFDLIDQIIGQMAAVLSGLSGDDREELSARHPGDSFENLKTSLDDLVLLMKQGDDLMEDVRREVHDAAETSNRLLSFMNKVNATAFEIKIQALNSIIKAAHLGNKGLTLVVLAHEINTLSDTADTIVAGAAEAYRLLSDQANKNLVNQGDAGRDDTSLSTAIADIESVYGRFKTTSQSVADKAEALRTLTRETRTSLDFLPGMAAHLNDCHRKMESLLSELEEECGPVGHETIDAAIRNVEGRYTMDQERVVHLQLTTGIPSEQSPIQADVSAEPDSSIELFSSQAEEDSSIELFGTDPEADSSVELFDAPPAAEKWEEPPIPSQESIEQNRPATEFSQPAEKKTEDLGDNVELF; encoded by the coding sequence ATGGAGAGTCATACCGCTTCGTGTTCAGCAAAAATCATCGGGAATATTGCGTCCTTTTACAGCTCGGTCCGCTCCCGAAAGATTCCCTCATCTTTTGCCGACGCACGGAAAACCTGCGGCATTATCCAGGGTCTTGCCTCCCTGAAAGAGTCATTAGCGGCGGTAGCGAAATCGCATGAACCCAGCTTCCTGAAACTGGGGCAAAACCTCCAGACCATCTACATGAACGCCAACACCCTTGCCGGAAGCACCATCGAGTCGGTCAAGGAAATTTCCGGCGACAACCGGCAAAGCGCCCTGGCCGGGCTGCGGGACAAAATCCGGATATCCCTGGCCCGAATGGCAGGCGATCAGGCCGCGATCGACAACAACCTGCAGGACCTCGAAACGCAGGGGCAACATCTCTCAACCCTGACGAACACCAGCCGGGACCTTTACAAAATTGCTTTGTACCTGAAGGTCGCCGGGATCAACATCGGCATTGAAGCAACCCGCTCCGAAGAGTCGCGGGCCATGTTTTCCCTGACCGCGGAAGAAGTCAGTCAACTCGGGGGCAGGATCATCTCCTTCGCTGAAAATATTGAAGAGGACGCCTCCCTGGCCCGCAATGTGCAATTGTCGGTTCGGGCGGATATCTCACGGAAACTCGGCAAGTTACGGGAATACGGCGCCGCAGCGGAAACGACCGTCGGGAATGCCCTGGCGGTGATTGAGCAACTGCTCCTGAGTACCTCCACAGCCATGGACCAGGCGGCGCTCCACTCCAAATCCATCGCCGCCCATTGCGGCGAAATCGTGGTCGGCATCCAGTTCCACGACAGCATGAGCCAACGTCTTGAACACGTCATCGAAACATTTGCTGAAGCAATCACTCTGCTTGCCGATTCCCCTGGTGAAGACCCTTCGCAGGATCCCCCCCTTCCGCTTGCGGAAAGAATGGCGGCCGCCTACCCCCTCTGCCGGCTCCAGGCCAATCAGATTCAACAGGTGGTTACGGAAATCGAATCCCTCCATCAGCAGATATCCCGTTCCTTTGACCTGATCGACCAGATCATCGGGCAGATGGCCGCAGTCCTTTCCGGCCTGTCCGGGGACGACCGGGAAGAGCTGTCCGCCCGGCACCCGGGTGACTCATTCGAAAACCTGAAAACCTCCCTCGATGATCTGGTTCTCCTGATGAAACAGGGGGATGATCTGATGGAGGATGTCCGCCGGGAGGTCCACGATGCCGCCGAGACCTCCAACCGGCTCCTCTCATTTATGAACAAAGTCAACGCCACGGCGTTTGAAATCAAGATCCAGGCCCTGAACTCGATCATCAAGGCCGCCCATCTGGGGAACAAAGGGCTGACCCTTGTCGTCCTGGCCCACGAAATTAACACCCTATCCGATACCGCAGACACCATTGTTGCAGGGGCGGCGGAAGCGTACCGTCTATTGTCGGACCAGGCGAATAAAAACCTGGTGAACCAGGGAGACGCAGGCCGTGACGACACCTCCCTCAGCACCGCCATCGCAGACATCGAATCCGTCTACGGCCGGTTTAAAACCACCTCGCAATCCGTGGCAGACAAAGCCGAAGCGCTGAGAACCCTGACCAGGGAAACCAGAACCTCCCTGGATTTCCTGCCGGGCATGGCCGCCCACCTGAATGACTGCCACCGGAAAATGGAAAGCCTCCTCTCCGAGCTGGAGGAAGAGTGCGGACCTGTCGGCCATGAAACGATCGACGCCGCCATCCGCAATGTTGAGGGCCGCTACACCATGGACCAGGAACGGGTGGTCCATCTGCAGCTTACGACAGGAATCCCGTCAGAACAATCGCCCATTCAGGCAGATGTCTCCGCCGAACCGGATTCATCGATTGAACTCTTCTCATCCCAGGCGGAAGAGGATTCCTCAATCGAACTTTTCGGGACCGACCCCGAAGCAGATTCTTCGGTAGAACTATTCGACGCTCCGCCTGCAGCGGAAAAATGGGAGGAACCACCCATCCCCTCGCAGGAAAGCATTGAGCAAAATCGGCCGGCAACGGAATTTTCACAACCGGCCGAAAAGAAGACCGAAGACCTGGGCGATAATGTCGAGCTTTTCTGA
- a CDS encoding STAS domain-containing protein codes for MKLTIEPDGRRGTLVLRGAQTIGQAHALKESLLDAFQKVEELEIDMDAITEADLSLLQLLCAAHRTSQELRKKLFIKRRWPEVLEKTAGSAGFFQHRRCQFNLENDCLWRKEGGE; via the coding sequence ATGAAATTGACCATCGAACCGGACGGCAGGCGGGGGACTTTAGTTCTGCGCGGAGCCCAGACAATCGGGCAGGCGCACGCTTTAAAAGAGAGCCTCCTCGACGCCTTCCAGAAGGTGGAAGAGCTTGAAATCGACATGGACGCCATTACTGAAGCAGACCTCTCCCTCCTGCAGCTTCTCTGCGCCGCGCACCGGACCTCCCAGGAACTCCGGAAAAAGCTTTTCATAAAAAGGCGCTGGCCGGAAGTCCTGGAAAAAACGGCCGGATCCGCCGGCTTTTTTCAGCACCGGCGCTGCCAGTTCAATCTGGAAAACGATTGCCTCTGGCGGAAGGAGGGAGGCGAATGA
- a CDS encoding response regulator codes for MSKTIMTVDDSASVRQMVNFTLSGAGYGVIEAEHGKDALAKLKAATVNMIITDLNMPEMDGIELVRAVRNDPALKFMPIVLLTTESQDTKKQEGKQAGATGWIVKPFKPEQLLGVVKKIIGS; via the coding sequence ATGAGCAAAACCATCATGACCGTCGATGATTCGGCAAGTGTCCGGCAAATGGTCAACTTTACCCTGAGCGGGGCCGGATACGGCGTTATCGAGGCGGAACACGGCAAGGACGCCCTCGCCAAGCTGAAAGCGGCCACGGTCAATATGATCATCACCGACCTGAACATGCCGGAAATGGACGGTATTGAACTGGTCCGCGCCGTCAGAAACGATCCCGCCCTGAAATTCATGCCCATCGTGCTCCTGACCACAGAATCCCAGGACACCAAGAAGCAGGAAGGCAAGCAGGCCGGCGCGACCGGCTGGATCGTCAAGCCGTTCAAACCCGAGCAACTCCTCGGGGTTGTCAAAAAAATTATCGGCAGCTGA
- a CDS encoding chemotaxis protein CheA, whose amino-acid sequence MDPHQTAYLEEAKELLVELETSLLELEDTPDDQELIGRVFRALHTIKGSGAMFGFDRIAEFTHQVETAFDLVRSGKIPVTSEMINLTLRARDEIKAMLEEAETGETTDPGSAEEIINAFIALTTGAAPPAPEPPPQLPPAENVRPGIIAPDRPEIKGRLTTFRILFKPRREILQTGTNPILLLDELNALGECTIIVNNEKIPSLHTIDTEQCYVSWEILLTTDQGINSVRDVFIFVEDLSEIVIEVLEEDLDSLDDSQQKRLGEILIERREISAEALTACLDKQKRIGEVLIGEKLISNQAVANALAQQQHSSRVLKKQKELAETSTIRVEANRLDKLVNLVGELVTLQARLGQKAFRENDPDLISISEEADRLTSALRNNAMSIRMLPIGKTFSKFRRLVRDLSKNLGKEIILTTEGEETELDKTVIDKLNDPLVHLIRNCIDHGIELPEERMHAGKAGQGTIHLKAFHSGANVFLQITDDGKGLDCKAIHAKGVEKGIIQADTVLAEKELFALIFAPGFSTAKTVSDVSGRGVGMDVVKKNIDALRGTIEIESRQGSGTTVTLKLPLTLAIIDGLLVQIGKGFFVIPLSAVEECLEVTRTEANQALERSMLSSRGEILSYISLRRLFSCHDTPPPLEKIVVIEENGHRIGLGLDSVIGQHQTVIKGLSKVYQNVKGLSGATILGDGTMALILDIPQLAQCVKSEPPL is encoded by the coding sequence ATGGATCCACATCAAACCGCATACCTGGAAGAAGCCAAAGAACTTCTTGTTGAACTGGAAACCTCGTTGCTGGAGCTCGAGGACACCCCCGATGATCAGGAGCTGATCGGGAGGGTCTTCCGGGCGCTGCACACCATTAAAGGGTCCGGCGCGATGTTCGGCTTCGACCGGATCGCCGAGTTCACCCATCAGGTGGAAACCGCCTTCGACCTGGTCCGGTCCGGGAAAATCCCGGTCACCTCCGAGATGATCAACCTCACTTTACGGGCCCGGGACGAGATCAAGGCCATGCTTGAAGAGGCGGAAACCGGCGAGACAACGGACCCCGGTTCCGCCGAGGAGATCATCAATGCCTTCATCGCCCTGACCACCGGCGCAGCACCTCCCGCACCGGAGCCCCCGCCCCAGCTTCCTCCGGCCGAAAACGTCCGGCCCGGGATCATTGCTCCGGATCGGCCGGAGATCAAAGGAAGATTGACCACCTTCAGGATTCTGTTCAAGCCCCGGCGGGAAATTCTCCAGACCGGCACCAATCCCATCCTCCTGCTCGATGAGCTGAATGCCCTCGGCGAATGCACGATCATCGTCAATAATGAAAAGATCCCCTCACTCCACACCATCGATACCGAGCAGTGCTATGTGAGCTGGGAAATCCTGCTGACCACCGACCAGGGAATCAACAGCGTCAGGGATGTCTTCATCTTTGTCGAAGACCTGAGCGAAATCGTGATCGAGGTGCTCGAGGAAGATCTCGATTCCCTGGATGACAGCCAGCAGAAGAGACTCGGCGAAATCCTGATTGAACGCCGTGAAATTTCAGCTGAAGCGCTGACCGCCTGCCTCGACAAGCAAAAAAGGATCGGCGAGGTCCTGATCGGCGAGAAACTGATCAGCAACCAGGCCGTTGCCAATGCCCTGGCCCAGCAGCAGCATTCTTCCAGAGTGCTGAAAAAACAGAAAGAGCTTGCCGAAACTTCAACGATCCGGGTGGAGGCCAATCGTCTGGACAAGCTGGTCAATCTGGTCGGGGAACTGGTCACCCTGCAGGCCCGCCTGGGCCAGAAGGCCTTCCGGGAAAATGATCCCGACCTCATCTCAATCTCCGAGGAGGCCGACCGCCTGACTTCGGCATTACGGAACAATGCGATGAGTATCCGGATGCTGCCCATCGGCAAGACCTTCAGCAAGTTCCGCCGGCTGGTCCGGGACCTCTCGAAAAACCTCGGCAAGGAGATCATCCTTACCACCGAGGGCGAGGAGACCGAACTGGACAAAACCGTCATCGACAAATTGAATGACCCCCTGGTCCATCTGATCCGGAACTGTATCGATCACGGCATCGAACTGCCGGAGGAAAGGATGCATGCGGGCAAAGCAGGCCAGGGGACCATCCATTTAAAGGCTTTCCATTCCGGGGCCAATGTCTTTCTGCAGATCACCGATGACGGCAAAGGCCTCGACTGCAAGGCGATTCATGCCAAGGGGGTCGAAAAGGGCATCATCCAGGCGGATACCGTCCTGGCCGAGAAAGAACTCTTCGCCCTCATCTTCGCGCCTGGATTTTCCACCGCCAAAACCGTCTCGGATGTCTCCGGCCGCGGCGTCGGCATGGATGTGGTGAAAAAGAACATTGACGCCCTCCGCGGCACTATCGAAATCGAAAGCCGGCAGGGCTCCGGGACCACGGTCACCCTCAAACTGCCCCTGACCCTCGCGATCATCGACGGGCTTCTGGTGCAGATCGGGAAGGGCTTTTTCGTCATCCCGCTCTCCGCAGTCGAGGAATGCCTGGAGGTCACAAGAACGGAGGCAAACCAGGCCCTGGAAAGGAGCATGCTCTCCTCCCGGGGGGAAATCCTCTCCTATATCAGCCTGCGCCGGCTGTTTTCCTGTCACGACACCCCTCCGCCCCTGGAAAAGATCGTGGTGATCGAGGAAAACGGCCACCGGATCGGCCTCGGCCTCGACAGCGTCATCGGCCAGCACCAGACCGTGATCAAGGGGTTGAGCAAGGTGTATCAGAATGTGAAGGGCCTTTCGGGGGCAACCATCCTCGGCGACGGCACCATGGCCCTGATCCTCGATATCCCGCAACTGGCCCAATGCGTGAAATCAGAACCGCCATTGTGA
- a CDS encoding HAMP domain-containing protein has protein sequence MKINDIKVSVKLIGAFLIVALIVAIVGVTGLITCNNVGKATDIILDEQVPLADATMESSIALISTRDLMGEFLLNDSKETLDQAAMEFENNIKKLQDQLAFLKNNGNDAIKEAVSQAESQVNQYITAGHSLMAEHREKLAKTMDRQAAMEKLDAEIDSIKESLAKYEETLTRNKAIDEKVDAAMESKTIIVEQQAIVEEFMSIRTLEESSALQLSFKDMEKQFDKLEHLLPKETTREHAAFSENAHKIFKLGAEIVQLNTNTRTQMAQVDELSGKSIDLAGKMEEIAGKNMQLAMESADSSQGKGRWIIGIMTFLSFAIAFLLGFSLSRHISVPLLEAVDVSGKLSRGDLSVEIEINRKDEIGQLLTAMKNMVAKLRMVVGDVLSASSNVSSGSQQMSSSAEEMSQGATEQAAAAEEASSSMEEMASNISQNADNALQTGKIAGKSAEDALEGGKAVTETVAAMKQIAEKISIIEEIARQTDLLALNAAIEAARAGEHGKGFAVVASEVRKLAERSQTAAGEISKLSSSSVEIAEHAGTLLTSLVPNIQKTSELVQEISAASNEQNTGADQINKAIQQLDQVIQQNAAVAEEMSSTSEELASQAEMLLETVGFFKLDDQGSGQIRGERSYHHQHHTPPKKTAKRQQIAHVPHKESHEDPAQGQSGAKGFEFNLGHEGPAGDQMDNDFEKY, from the coding sequence ATGAAGATCAACGACATTAAAGTCAGCGTAAAACTCATCGGCGCCTTTCTCATTGTCGCACTCATCGTTGCCATCGTCGGGGTGACCGGCCTGATCACCTGCAACAATGTCGGCAAAGCGACCGACATCATCCTTGATGAACAGGTCCCCCTGGCGGATGCGACCATGGAGAGCTCCATCGCCCTGATCAGCACCCGGGACCTGATGGGGGAATTCCTCCTCAATGACAGCAAGGAGACTCTCGATCAGGCCGCCATGGAGTTTGAGAACAATATCAAAAAGCTGCAGGACCAGCTTGCCTTCCTGAAAAACAACGGCAACGACGCAATCAAGGAGGCCGTCTCCCAGGCCGAATCGCAGGTGAATCAGTACATCACCGCCGGTCACTCCCTGATGGCCGAACACCGGGAGAAACTTGCGAAAACCATGGACCGCCAGGCGGCCATGGAGAAACTGGACGCGGAAATCGACTCGATCAAGGAATCCCTTGCAAAATACGAGGAAACCTTGACCAGAAACAAGGCAATTGACGAAAAAGTCGATGCGGCCATGGAATCAAAAACCATTATTGTCGAACAGCAGGCCATTGTCGAAGAGTTCATGAGCATCAGGACCCTTGAAGAATCGTCAGCGCTGCAGCTGTCCTTCAAGGATATGGAAAAACAATTCGACAAGCTGGAGCATCTCCTGCCCAAAGAAACCACCAGGGAACACGCCGCATTTTCAGAGAATGCCCACAAAATTTTCAAACTTGGCGCAGAAATCGTGCAGCTGAATACGAACACCAGAACCCAGATGGCCCAGGTAGACGAGTTGAGCGGCAAGAGCATCGACCTTGCCGGCAAAATGGAGGAGATTGCCGGCAAAAACATGCAGCTGGCCATGGAATCCGCCGACAGTTCGCAGGGCAAAGGGCGCTGGATCATCGGGATCATGACCTTCTTGAGTTTTGCCATTGCCTTTCTCCTTGGTTTTTCCCTCTCCCGGCATATTTCCGTGCCCCTGCTGGAAGCGGTGGATGTCTCGGGGAAACTCAGCAGGGGAGACTTGAGCGTTGAGATTGAAATCAACAGAAAAGACGAAATCGGTCAACTGCTCACCGCCATGAAAAACATGGTCGCCAAGCTGCGGATGGTGGTCGGCGATGTCTTAAGCGCTTCGAGCAATGTCTCTTCCGGCAGCCAGCAGATGAGTTCGAGCGCCGAAGAGATGTCCCAGGGCGCCACGGAACAGGCGGCCGCCGCCGAAGAGGCATCGTCCTCCATGGAAGAGATGGCCTCGAACATCAGCCAGAATGCCGACAACGCCCTCCAGACCGGCAAGATCGCCGGCAAATCAGCCGAAGACGCCCTCGAAGGCGGCAAAGCGGTGACCGAGACGGTAGCCGCCATGAAGCAGATTGCCGAAAAGATCTCGATCATCGAGGAGATTGCCCGCCAGACCGACCTGCTGGCCCTGAACGCCGCCATCGAAGCCGCCCGGGCCGGCGAACACGGCAAGGGCTTTGCGGTTGTCGCCTCGGAGGTCAGGAAACTTGCGGAACGGAGCCAGACCGCGGCGGGCGAGATCAGCAAGCTCTCCTCCTCCAGCGTCGAAATCGCCGAACATGCCGGCACCCTGCTCACTTCCCTGGTGCCGAATATCCAGAAAACCTCCGAGCTGGTCCAGGAAATCAGCGCCGCCAGCAATGAGCAGAACACCGGGGCCGACCAGATCAACAAGGCAATCCAGCAGCTCGACCAGGTCATCCAGCAGAACGCCGCCGTCGCCGAAGAGATGTCCTCCACTTCCGAGGAGCTGGCCAGCCAGGCGGAAATGCTGCTTGAGACCGTCGGCTTCTTTAAACTCGACGACCAGGGTTCCGGCCAGATCCGCGGCGAGAGAAGCTATCATCATCAGCATCACACCCCGCCGAAAAAGACGGCAAAAAGGCAACAGATCGCCCATGTCCCCCATAAAGAAAGCCATGAAGATCCGGCTCAGGGACAGAGTGGAGCAAAAGGTTTTGAATTCAACCTCGGCCATGAAGGACCTGCCGGAGACCAGATGGACAATGATTTTGAAAAATATTGA
- a CDS encoding chemotaxis protein CheW — protein sequence MSESSLYLTFRLEDELFAVDVSQVREVLDVAAITKIPRALDFMRGIINIRGTVVPVIDLRTKFGMTETRQTLDSRIVVMEIDLDGETTLIGAMADSVHEVLELDRDQIEPPPRLGSRWRIEFIKGVGTRDEEFILILDIDRVFSAEELTRISAVDTSAQAAPVDDEKE from the coding sequence ATGAGTGAATCATCTTTGTATCTCACCTTCCGCCTGGAAGATGAACTTTTTGCCGTGGATGTTTCCCAGGTCCGCGAGGTGCTTGATGTTGCCGCCATCACCAAAATCCCCCGCGCCCTTGATTTTATGCGGGGCATCATCAATATCAGGGGCACCGTGGTGCCGGTCATCGATCTGCGGACCAAATTCGGCATGACCGAAACCAGACAGACCCTCGATTCGCGGATCGTGGTCATGGAAATCGATCTCGACGGCGAGACAACCCTGATCGGGGCGATGGCGGACTCGGTCCATGAAGTCCTCGAACTGGACCGTGACCAGATTGAACCCCCGCCCAGACTCGGCTCGCGCTGGCGCATTGAATTCATCAAGGGTGTCGGGACCCGGGATGAGGAATTCATCCTGATCCTCGATATCGACCGGGTGTTCTCCGCCGAAGAACTGACCAGGATTTCCGCCGTCGACACCAGCGCCCAGGCGGCGCCGGTGGACGATGAAAAAGAGTGA
- a CDS encoding chemotaxis protein CheR → MNDRLFARFQAVIMDKLGIKITSAKKTMLQSRLSKRLRLRGLKSYEEYFDLLFKSPAGRDEIQAFIDVITTNKTDFFREPHHFDYLARNAFPQIVGGGRSLDLHRGINLWSAGCSSGEEPYTIAMVANEFFRLRQNLRYTIYASDICSTVLRKARTAVYPHHTAAPIPVDLKKKYLLRSKDRNNDQVRIIPELRAKIRFLQLNFMDDEYRLPTKVQVIFCRNVMIYFDQETQKKVLARMCRELLPGGYLFVGHSETLTGLGLPLVSVGPTIYRKIT, encoded by the coding sequence ATGAATGACCGCCTGTTTGCCCGCTTTCAGGCGGTCATCATGGACAAGCTGGGCATCAAGATCACCAGTGCCAAAAAAACCATGCTCCAGTCCCGCCTGTCGAAGCGGTTACGGTTACGGGGGCTTAAATCCTACGAGGAATATTTTGATCTCCTCTTCAAGTCCCCGGCAGGCAGGGATGAAATCCAGGCATTCATAGACGTTATCACCACCAACAAGACCGATTTTTTCCGGGAGCCGCACCATTTCGACTATCTCGCCCGCAATGCCTTTCCGCAGATCGTCGGCGGCGGGCGGAGTCTCGACCTGCACCGGGGGATCAATCTCTGGAGTGCCGGTTGTTCCTCGGGAGAAGAGCCATACACCATAGCCATGGTCGCCAACGAGTTTTTCCGCCTGCGCCAAAATCTCCGCTATACCATCTATGCCAGCGACATCTGCTCCACCGTTCTCCGGAAGGCCAGAACTGCGGTTTATCCACACCACACCGCAGCACCCATCCCGGTTGACCTGAAAAAAAAATACCTGCTGCGCAGCAAGGACCGCAACAATGACCAGGTCAGAATCATTCCGGAACTCCGGGCGAAAATCCGGTTTCTGCAGCTCAACTTCATGGACGACGAGTACCGTCTGCCGACCAAGGTCCAGGTGATTTTCTGCCGCAATGTCATGATCTATTTCGATCAAGAGACCCAGAAAAAGGTCCTGGCCAGGATGTGCCGCGAGCTTCTGCCGGGCGGCTATCTTTTTGTCGGGCATTCCGAAACCCTTACCGGCCTCGGGCTGCCTCTGGTTTCCGTCGGCCCTACCATCTACAGGAAGATCACATGA